A single genomic interval of Nostoc commune NIES-4072 harbors:
- the ndhI gene encoding NAD(P)H-quinone oxidoreductase subunit I, with protein sequence MLKFLKQVGDYAKETVQAARYIGQGLSVTFDHMRRRPITVQYPYEKLIPGERFRGRIHFEFDKCIACEVCVRVCPINLPVVDWEFDKASKKKKLNHYSIDFGVCIFCGNCVEFCPTNCLSMTEEYELSTYDRHELNYDSVALGRLPYKVTDDPMVTPLRELVYLPKGVLEPHGLPADAPRPGARPEELVEQTEK encoded by the coding sequence ATGCTAAAGTTCCTGAAACAAGTTGGTGATTACGCCAAAGAAACAGTACAAGCTGCGCGTTACATTGGTCAGGGGCTTTCTGTCACCTTCGATCACATGCGGCGGCGTCCGATTACCGTACAGTATCCTTACGAGAAACTGATTCCTGGCGAACGGTTTCGCGGTAGAATTCACTTTGAATTTGATAAGTGCATCGCTTGCGAAGTCTGTGTTCGCGTTTGTCCAATTAACCTGCCTGTAGTAGATTGGGAATTCGACAAAGCTAGCAAAAAGAAAAAACTCAACCACTACAGCATTGACTTTGGAGTTTGTATCTTTTGCGGTAATTGTGTGGAATTTTGCCCGACTAACTGTCTATCCATGACAGAAGAGTATGAGCTTTCCACTTACGATCGCCATGAATTGAACTATGACAGCGTAGCACTAGGTCGTCTGCCCTACAAGGTAACAGATGATCCAATGGTTACACCACTACGCGAACTAGTTTACCTACCCAAAGGCGTCCTCGAACCACATGGACTACCCGCAGATGCACCGCGTCCTGGTGCGCGTCCAGAAGAACTGGTAGAACAAACGGAAAAATAA
- a CDS encoding NADH-quinone oxidoreductase subunit J, with amino-acid sequence MNLAEGVQFVSLGILGVMMIGAAIGVVLFSNIVYSAFLLGGVFISIAGIYLLLNADFVAAAQILIYVGAVNVLILFAIMLVNKRENFVAFPNSWVRKVLTGLVSIGLFGLLSTMVLATPWAYSAAPVAGGESSIVLIGEHFFTDFLLPFELASILLLIAMVGAIILARREYLPDLLTPSKLGQTVLTLQERPRELVSTTSETKE; translated from the coding sequence GTGAATCTAGCGGAAGGAGTACAGTTTGTATCGCTTGGCATATTAGGCGTGATGATGATTGGGGCGGCCATTGGTGTGGTGCTGTTTTCCAACATCGTCTATTCTGCCTTTTTGCTGGGGGGTGTGTTCATTAGCATAGCGGGAATCTACCTGTTGCTAAATGCTGATTTTGTTGCAGCGGCACAAATACTGATTTACGTTGGGGCGGTTAACGTGTTGATTTTGTTTGCCATTATGTTGGTGAACAAGCGGGAGAATTTTGTAGCATTTCCTAACTCCTGGGTGCGGAAAGTATTAACAGGTTTAGTCAGTATAGGATTGTTCGGTCTTTTAAGTACGATGGTGCTGGCTACTCCTTGGGCTTACTCAGCTGCTCCTGTGGCGGGTGGCGAAAGTTCTATAGTTTTAATTGGAGAACATTTCTTTACTGACTTTCTACTGCCTTTTGAATTGGCTTCCATTTTACTGCTGATAGCAATGGTAGGAGCGATTATTTTGGCACGCCGCGAGTATTTGCCAGACTTGTTGACACCATCCAAACTGGGGCAAACTGTTTTGACTTTGCAAGAACGCCCCAGAGAACTAGTATCAACAACCAGCGAAACAAAAGAGTAA
- a CDS encoding citrate synthase, whose product MMVCEYKPGLEGIPAAQSSISYVDGQKGILEYRGIRIEELAEKSTFLETAYLLIWGELPSEEELKTFEHEVRYHRRIKYRIRDMMKCFPESGHPMDALQASAAALGLFYSLRDLHNPAYIRDSVVRLIATIPTMVAAFQLMRKGNDPVRPRDDLDYSANFLYMLDEKEPDPLMARIFDICLILQVEHTMNASTFSARVTASTLTDPYAVVASAVGTLGGPLHGGANEEVIQMLEKIGSVENVRPYIEHCLQTKSKIMGFGHRVYKVKDPRAIILQGLAEQLFEKFGHDKFYDIALEMEQVVGEKLGSKGIYPNIDFYSGLVYRKMGIPTDLFTPIFAIARVAGWLAHWKEQLAENRIFRPTQVYNGLHEVTYTPIDKR is encoded by the coding sequence ATGATGGTGTGCGAATACAAGCCTGGTTTAGAAGGCATTCCCGCCGCCCAATCAAGTATCAGCTATGTTGATGGGCAAAAGGGAATACTAGAATATCGTGGCATCCGGATTGAGGAACTAGCAGAGAAAAGTACATTCCTAGAAACTGCTTATCTCTTAATCTGGGGCGAACTGCCAAGCGAAGAAGAACTGAAAACATTTGAGCATGAAGTTCGTTACCACAGGCGGATAAAATACCGCATTCGGGACATGATGAAATGCTTTCCTGAAAGCGGTCACCCAATGGATGCGCTGCAAGCCTCTGCTGCTGCTTTAGGGTTATTTTATTCGCTCCGGGATTTACATAACCCTGCCTACATTCGAGATTCGGTAGTGCGCTTGATAGCTACCATTCCTACGATGGTAGCAGCGTTCCAACTGATGCGAAAAGGCAATGACCCGGTACGTCCCCGTGATGACTTAGACTATTCCGCTAACTTCCTGTACATGCTCGATGAGAAAGAACCCGATCCTCTGATGGCGCGGATTTTTGATATCTGCTTGATACTTCAAGTTGAGCATACGATGAATGCTTCTACTTTTAGTGCCAGGGTGACAGCTTCCACCTTGACTGACCCTTATGCTGTGGTTGCTAGTGCAGTGGGAACTTTGGGAGGGCCTCTGCATGGTGGAGCCAATGAAGAAGTAATTCAGATGTTGGAAAAAATTGGCTCTGTAGAAAATGTCCGTCCCTACATAGAGCATTGTCTGCAAACTAAATCTAAGATTATGGGTTTTGGACATCGTGTGTATAAAGTAAAAGACCCACGAGCCATAATTTTACAAGGACTGGCAGAACAGCTCTTTGAAAAGTTTGGACATGACAAATTCTATGATATTGCTCTAGAAATGGAACAAGTGGTAGGAGAAAAACTCGGTAGCAAAGGAATTTATCCAAATATTGACTTTTACTCAGGTTTGGTGTATAGAAAAATGGGAATTCCTACAGACTTGTTTACGCCAATATTTGCGATCGCTCGTGTTGCCGGTTGGTTAGCCCACTGGAAAGAACAACTAGCAGAAAACCGGATTTTCCGTCCTACTCAAGTTTACAACGGTCTGCACGAAGTTACTTATACCCCAATTGACAAACGGTAA
- the nuoH gene encoding NADH-quinone oxidoreductase subunit NuoH has product MNSGIDLQGTFIESLRDLGLPAGTAKAIWMPLPMILMLIGATVGVLVATWLERKISAAAQQRIGPEYQGPFGLLVPVADGLKLVFKEDIVPAKSDPWLFTLGPIIVVIPVFLSFLIVPFGQNIVISNVGMGVFLWIALSSIQPIGLLMAGYASNNKYSLLGGLRAAAQSISYEIPLALAVLAIAMMSNSLDTVDIVNQQSGYGILGWNIWRQPIGFIIFWIAALAECERLPFDLPEAEEEIVAGYQTEYSGMKFGLFYLGSYVNLILSSLLVAILYLGGWDFPIPLNLIAGWLGVSELNPVFQIVTAALGITMTVFKAYLLVFVAILLRWTVPRVRIDQLLDLGWKFLLPVGLVNLLLTAALKLAFPFAFGG; this is encoded by the coding sequence ATGAACTCAGGAATTGACCTCCAAGGAACTTTTATTGAATCCCTCCGGGATTTAGGTTTACCAGCAGGAACAGCCAAAGCGATTTGGATGCCACTGCCAATGATACTGATGCTGATTGGGGCAACAGTGGGGGTATTAGTTGCTACTTGGCTAGAACGAAAGATTTCTGCCGCCGCACAGCAGCGAATTGGGCCAGAATACCAGGGGCCTTTTGGGTTGCTGGTACCTGTAGCGGATGGTTTGAAGTTGGTATTTAAAGAAGATATAGTACCAGCCAAATCTGACCCTTGGCTGTTTACCCTTGGCCCAATTATTGTTGTGATTCCGGTGTTTCTGTCATTCCTGATCGTCCCCTTTGGGCAGAACATCGTAATTAGCAATGTCGGCATGGGCGTATTCTTGTGGATTGCCTTGTCAAGCATTCAACCCATTGGTTTGTTAATGGCTGGCTACGCATCTAATAATAAATACTCCCTCTTAGGGGGCTTGCGAGCAGCAGCGCAATCTATTAGTTACGAAATTCCTTTGGCGTTAGCGGTGTTAGCGATCGCTATGATGTCTAATAGCCTCGACACCGTTGATATTGTCAATCAACAGTCTGGCTACGGCATTCTGGGCTGGAACATTTGGCGGCAACCAATCGGTTTCATAATCTTTTGGATAGCCGCCCTAGCTGAATGCGAACGATTACCTTTTGACTTACCCGAAGCAGAAGAAGAAATCGTCGCAGGTTATCAGACTGAATACTCAGGTATGAAATTCGGTCTTTTCTACCTGGGTTCATACGTTAACTTGATCCTTTCTTCCTTACTAGTAGCAATTCTTTACCTGGGCGGTTGGGACTTTCCTATTCCCCTCAACCTCATCGCTGGTTGGCTGGGAGTCAGTGAACTAAATCCTGTGTTCCAGATAGTAACTGCTGCTTTGGGGATTACGATGACCGTGTTCAAAGCCTATTTACTAGTGTTTGTCGCTATCCTGTTGCGCTGGACAGTGCCACGGGTACGGATTGACCAACTATTAGATTTAGGATGGAAGTTTTTGTTACCAGTTGGCTTGGTTAATCTCCTATTAACCGCCGCTCTAAAACTAGCCTTTCCCTTCGCCTTCGGCGGGTAA